One Blastocatellia bacterium DNA window includes the following coding sequences:
- a CDS encoding efflux RND transporter periplasmic adaptor subunit: MNELSNYKKTGSLTPVVTDDYKFTETFYGQLVTNLDEVFEEIFFAPLEQPFEKNSSIPDQVTYDEATLRILFGEIASIYVEPAKVFISNLKAKKASLFESQIVCYALEDVSKAARQLELLTISEKIDLLIKEIQQWSDSTNINYTNAKEATILFIYDELVEILPQTFTIEGFQASNKANKARARATTKLTANLFPIPSTVNLSIDLEVSDSDTTYYYYPPRLHKYVDIVEQMEKGQVVFWFKDTRSNRYFKAGKREREIILLIDGKHTITQMCEVIRQQMGLNVKPAQLTKIMAKLDSIGLIDSFDDTKSEDNYKKAYKDSTNLMDTKKFQLTNPDRFFTKLDSFLPWIFTKTFVISSLIVMGLVMLVVLNQRNEFYSQGYMVVREYGFIFNYICFLITVSLHEIGHGMTCKHYGGRVNDVGVIIFGLVLPGAYCNISDIYLFKNKWHRLYTLLAGLYTQFLIATIAAIGALIFSSNTIISDLCYIGFFSATASTVINLIPLIKLDGYYILTNLLDEYNLQAQAANYISNLSNWWFYGEQMPKQSLSKGQKILYLIYGSLSLLFIKVLPIFFIFFLVNSLLAGKINFFALIFAPLLIIRFYKTLLGYIISFPKACYLIVRILLHRKTQYPLRLRALTVVTSIFIVFGMLIAKWPEKIITECRFSFLPDKSIPVTCSYSGVITNVLVKDQEIVTKGQTIATIINYNSDIEISKLNSKSLKLQYDRDIIKEKINQQKRLLEQTLAYLQNYQGQVEEFVTEEQMFGQRQTEKGDGKINELYTNLESLKVKISHLKTIVEKQELLLANNLISEIEVQKAKLNYQLALKKQQETEATLALAIATHQRSTKQIATKRNVTESQLTAAKAKLDKLSAELKQLDESIEDTNTQYQLLLKQKQEFQIKSPSDGIVVEENLTQYLGKPSYQGFLLCKIVDNSQLRIEIEIPEWQIAKISSNKFVRIKIKGLEGEEFLAKIEKLSNEAIIKQGKQQVYLAYASLEDKANLLKPGLSAIAYIEITQTRGFDIILNKFKELTDYPSWWPS, translated from the coding sequence ATGAATGAATTATCTAATTATAAAAAAACTGGATCCCTAACACCTGTAGTAACAGATGACTATAAATTTACAGAAACTTTTTATGGTCAACTTGTTACTAACCTTGATGAAGTGTTTGAGGAAATATTTTTCGCACCTCTTGAACAACCCTTTGAAAAAAACTCTTCTATACCAGATCAAGTTACATATGATGAAGCGACTCTAAGGATATTGTTTGGTGAAATAGCATCTATTTATGTAGAACCAGCAAAAGTTTTTATAAGTAACTTAAAAGCCAAAAAAGCTTCTCTTTTTGAAAGTCAAATAGTCTGTTATGCACTAGAGGATGTTTCAAAAGCTGCAAGGCAATTAGAGCTTTTGACTATTTCTGAGAAAATAGATTTACTTATTAAGGAAATTCAACAATGGTCTGATTCAACAAACATTAATTATACCAATGCTAAAGAAGCTACTATTTTGTTTATTTATGATGAATTAGTAGAAATTCTACCGCAGACTTTTACTATTGAAGGGTTTCAAGCTTCAAATAAAGCAAATAAAGCAAGGGCTAGAGCAACAACTAAACTAACTGCTAATTTGTTTCCTATACCTTCAACGGTTAATTTATCTATTGATTTAGAAGTATCAGACAGTGATACAACTTATTATTATTATCCTCCAAGGTTACACAAGTATGTTGACATTGTAGAGCAAATGGAAAAAGGCCAAGTTGTATTTTGGTTTAAAGATACACGTTCTAATAGGTATTTTAAGGCAGGAAAACGGGAAAGAGAGATTATTTTATTAATTGATGGTAAACATACCATTACACAAATGTGTGAAGTTATTCGCCAACAAATGGGCTTAAATGTCAAGCCTGCACAACTTACAAAGATTATGGCTAAGTTGGATTCTATTGGGTTGATAGATAGCTTTGATGATACAAAGTCAGAAGATAATTATAAAAAAGCTTATAAAGATTCTACTAACTTGATGGATACAAAAAAGTTCCAGCTTACAAACCCAGATCGATTTTTTACTAAATTAGATAGCTTTTTACCTTGGATATTTACTAAAACCTTTGTGATTTCATCCTTGATAGTAATGGGATTAGTTATGCTTGTGGTCTTAAACCAGCGTAATGAATTTTATAGTCAAGGTTATATGGTAGTTAGAGAGTATGGTTTTATTTTTAACTATATTTGTTTTCTTATAACGGTTTCTTTACATGAAATTGGTCATGGAATGACTTGTAAGCATTATGGAGGGCGTGTTAACGATGTTGGGGTAATAATTTTTGGGCTTGTGCTTCCAGGGGCATATTGTAATATAAGCGATATATATTTATTTAAGAATAAATGGCACAGACTTTATACCTTATTGGCAGGGCTTTATACACAGTTTCTTATAGCTACTATAGCAGCTATTGGGGCTTTAATATTTTCTAGTAACACAATTATTTCAGACTTATGTTATATAGGATTTTTTAGTGCTACAGCTTCGACTGTAATAAATCTTATCCCATTAATAAAATTAGATGGTTATTATATTTTAACTAACTTATTAGATGAGTATAATTTACAGGCACAAGCAGCTAATTATATATCTAATTTATCTAACTGGTGGTTTTATGGCGAGCAAATGCCAAAGCAATCGTTATCTAAAGGTCAAAAAATACTTTATTTAATCTATGGCAGTTTATCTTTATTATTTATTAAGGTTCTTCCAATATTTTTTATTTTCTTTCTTGTTAATAGCCTTTTAGCAGGGAAAATAAACTTTTTTGCACTTATTTTTGCTCCATTGTTAATAATTAGGTTTTATAAAACTTTGCTAGGCTATATTATTTCCTTTCCAAAAGCTTGTTATTTAATAGTTAGAATATTATTGCATAGAAAAACACAATATCCGCTTCGCTTGCGTGCTTTAACTGTAGTTACAAGTATATTTATTGTTTTTGGGATGTTAATAGCAAAATGGCCCGAGAAAATAATTACAGAGTGTAGGTTTTCTTTCTTACCAGATAAAAGTATACCTGTGACTTGTTCTTATTCAGGGGTGATAACTAATGTATTAGTTAAAGACCAAGAAATAGTAACAAAAGGACAAACCATTGCTACTATAATAAATTATAATAGCGATATAGAAATATCCAAATTAAACTCTAAATCGTTAAAATTACAATATGATAGAGATATTATAAAAGAAAAAATAAATCAACAAAAAAGGCTATTAGAACAAACGCTTGCTTATTTGCAAAACTACCAGGGTCAAGTAGAAGAATTTGTTACAGAAGAACAAATGTTTGGTCAAAGACAAACGGAAAAAGGAGATGGGAAAATAAATGAACTCTACACTAACTTAGAAAGTCTAAAAGTAAAAATAAGCCATCTCAAGACTATAGTTGAAAAACAAGAACTACTTTTAGCTAACAATTTAATCTCAGAAATAGAAGTCCAAAAAGCAAAACTTAATTACCAACTTGCCTTAAAAAAACAACAAGAAACTGAGGCTACATTAGCTTTAGCCATTGCCACTCATCAACGTTCTACAAAGCAAATCGCCACTAAAAGAAATGTAACAGAGAGTCAGTTAACTGCGGCAAAGGCAAAATTAGACAAATTAAGCGCGGAACTTAAACAGCTAGATGAAAGTATTGAAGATACAAATACACAATATCAGTTATTACTTAAGCAAAAACAAGAGTTTCAAATTAAATCTCCTTCAGATGGGATTGTTGTAGAAGAAAATCTAACACAATATTTAGGAAAACCTAGCTACCAAGGTTTTTTGCTATGCAAAATAGTAGATAATTCCCAATTGAGGATAGAAATAGAGATACCAGAATGGCAAATTGCTAAAATAAGCTCTAATAAATTTGTTCGTATTAAGATAAAAGGGTTAGAGGGAGAAGAGTTTTTAGCTAAGATAGAAAAACTTAGTAATGAAGCTATTATTAAACAAGGTAAACAACAAGTTTATTTGGCATATGCGAGTTTAGAGGATAAAGCAAATTTACTAAAACCTGGACTTTCAGCCATTGCCTATATTGAAATTACTCAAACTAGAGGATTTGATATTATCTTAAACAAATTTAAAGAGTTAACTGATTATCCTAGTTGGTGGCCTAGTTAA
- a CDS encoding MFS transporter, with product MSKHDPIAALRIKDFQLYSIGAVLAVIGSQMQSVAVGWELYERTNSALSLGWVGLLQALPVILLALPAGQLADQYDRRRIVLITQVFTTFCSIGLALISYYHAPIFLVYPILLLGGVAKAFMWPARSAMVTQLVPIGIFGNAATWSSTFFQIGAISGPALGGLIIANYESALPVYIIDAIFGVARFIFVAFITSKQTIHAKEPMTLTSLIAGFDFVWKTKIILATITLDLFAVLLGGATTLLPIFAKDILQVGPSGLGWLRAAGSIGAVIMAFALAYLPPMRKAGKAMLWSVAIFGLVTIVFGLSQSFLLSFSMLFLAGAVDMISVVVRQTLVQVLTPDEMRGRVSAVNSIFITSSNEIGGFESGVTAAIFGPVISVVGGGIGTVLVVIATILIWPEIKKFGSLQ from the coding sequence ATGTCTAAACACGATCCTATTGCAGCATTAAGAATCAAAGATTTCCAGTTATATTCTATAGGCGCGGTGTTAGCCGTTATTGGCTCTCAAATGCAAAGCGTCGCCGTAGGATGGGAACTTTACGAACGTACTAACTCGGCTCTTTCGCTTGGCTGGGTCGGACTCTTGCAAGCTTTACCAGTAATTTTACTAGCTTTGCCTGCTGGTCAATTAGCTGACCAATATGACCGTCGGCGTATAGTCTTGATTACACAAGTATTTACTACTTTTTGCTCTATTGGACTAGCACTTATTTCTTATTATCATGCACCTATTTTTTTAGTTTATCCGATCTTACTTTTGGGTGGAGTAGCCAAGGCTTTTATGTGGCCTGCTCGTTCTGCAATGGTTACTCAACTTGTCCCAATAGGCATTTTTGGCAATGCTGCCACTTGGAGTAGTACATTTTTTCAAATCGGTGCTATTAGTGGCCCTGCTCTAGGTGGACTTATTATTGCAAATTATGAGAGTGCCTTACCAGTTTATATAATTGATGCAATTTTTGGTGTTGCAAGATTTATTTTTGTAGCTTTTATTACTAGCAAGCAAACTATTCATGCTAAAGAGCCAATGACGCTAACTTCTTTAATTGCAGGATTTGACTTTGTTTGGAAAACTAAAATAATTCTGGCAACTATCACACTTGATCTATTTGCTGTGTTGCTTGGTGGAGCAACAACACTTTTACCAATATTTGCTAAAGATATCTTGCAAGTTGGGCCTAGTGGACTAGGTTGGCTTCGTGCTGCTGGGTCAATTGGTGCAGTTATTATGGCTTTTGCTTTAGCGTATTTACCACCAATGAGAAAAGCTGGTAAAGCTATGCTTTGGTCAGTAGCAATTTTTGGGCTGGTAACAATAGTTTTTGGGCTTTCTCAATCATTTCTGCTTTCTTTTAGTATGCTTTTTCTAGCTGGAGCCGTTGATATGATCAGCGTCGTAGTGCGTCAAACGCTAGTACAAGTGCTAACACCTGATGAAATGCGCGGGCGAGTTTCTGCTGTAAATAGTATTTTTATTACTTCATCCAATGAAATTGGAGGGTTTGAGTCAGGTGTAACAGCTGCAATCTTTGGCCCTGTAATTTCTGTTGTTGGCGGCGGAATTGGTACAGTTTTAGTTGTAATCGCTACAATACTAATTTGGCCGGAAATAAAGAAATTTGGCTCTTTACAATAA
- the larA gene encoding nickel-dependent lactate racemase translates to MAKTFLQYGQQAIEFTYDKEQFSLLTTPSISNTALSDTDILVAMANPIDGQPLEEIIDIGENVVIVVSDATRLTGSQTIVPLLVARLLQCGLKLNNISILFATGIHRLLTEKEKRFLVTDKIFGSIKSYDHDPNDEAQLTYLEDTSYGTPVEVNSKLLEADHIILTGTIAFHYFAGFSGGRKSILPGLASAKTIQHNHLLALDFIDGVACRRAGVGLGRLDKNPVHEDMQEAASMLSPSFLINTIVNKKGQIEQVFCGDWRVAHRRGCAEYANQHTIEISEKRDLVIASCGGFPKDINLIQSHKALDMSVSALKDGGTIILLAECSQAYGREDFLDWFKLGSATNIGKKLQTNYQVNSQTAWSLANKAENFQVILVSELPPEEVKLTGMHPAPDLTTALSISKSKTSGYIIPYACEAIPVVRKIDKLS, encoded by the coding sequence TTGGCAAAAACTTTTTTACAATATGGACAACAAGCTATTGAATTTACTTATGACAAAGAGCAGTTTTCTTTGCTAACTACTCCAAGCATTAGTAATACTGCACTTTCTGACACAGATATATTAGTAGCAATGGCTAATCCTATTGATGGTCAGCCGTTAGAAGAAATTATTGATATAGGGGAAAATGTAGTAATTGTTGTTTCTGATGCTACACGTCTAACAGGCAGTCAAACTATTGTCCCACTCTTAGTTGCTCGCTTACTACAATGTGGCTTAAAACTTAATAATATCAGTATTTTATTTGCTACTGGTATTCATAGGCTTCTTACTGAAAAAGAAAAACGATTTTTAGTTACAGATAAAATTTTTGGCTCTATTAAAAGCTATGACCATGACCCTAATGATGAAGCACAATTAACTTACCTAGAAGATACTAGCTATGGGACACCTGTAGAAGTTAATTCTAAGCTTTTAGAGGCTGATCATATAATTTTAACAGGAACAATTGCCTTTCATTACTTTGCTGGTTTTAGTGGTGGACGCAAATCTATTTTACCTGGCCTTGCATCAGCAAAAACAATTCAGCATAACCACTTACTTGCGCTAGATTTTATAGACGGTGTAGCTTGTCGTCGCGCTGGTGTAGGGCTTGGTCGGCTAGATAAAAATCCTGTTCACGAAGATATGCAGGAAGCTGCAAGTATGCTGTCTCCATCATTTTTAATAAACACTATAGTCAACAAAAAAGGTCAAATAGAGCAAGTTTTCTGTGGTGATTGGAGAGTTGCCCACCGTCGAGGCTGTGCCGAATATGCTAACCAACATACAATTGAAATATCAGAAAAACGCGATTTAGTGATTGCTAGTTGTGGAGGTTTTCCAAAAGACATTAATTTAATTCAATCCCATAAAGCATTAGATATGTCAGTAAGTGCCTTAAAAGATGGTGGAACAATTATTTTATTAGCTGAATGTAGCCAAGCTTATGGACGAGAAGATTTCTTAGACTGGTTTAAGCTAGGTAGTGCAACAAATATTGGGAAAAAGTTACAAACAAACTATCAAGTAAATAGTCAAACAGCTTGGTCACTTGCCAATAAAGCCGAAAATTTTCAAGTGATTTTAGTCTCAGAACTTCCACCAGAAGAAGTAAAGCTAACAGGAATGCACCCAGCCCCAGATTTAACTACTGCTTTATCAATAAGTAAGAGTAAAACATCTGGTTATATTATTCCTTACGCTTGCGAAGCAATCCCAGTAGTTAGAAAAATAGATAAATTAAGCTAA
- a CDS encoding transglycosylase domain-containing protein has translation MKAKKTYSKLKKLLLVILLTGLLPVIYFGTVSVKAYFDTPAIVSKIYSSNKIKIKIEDLPINLQEALLKVEDPNFYYHNGIDLKTPGAGYTSITQAIVKVYFFDGFTPGFLRYKKVKQSLIALIFNSRVDKNTQLDIFINSVYLGNYKNKEIVGFVDGAKTYFDKEFSELSTDEYLSLVAMIIAPNDFNVAKHPEKNKDRVEKIKKLLKGEYKPISLTDVYY, from the coding sequence TTGAAAGCAAAAAAAACTTATAGCAAATTAAAGAAACTATTATTAGTTATTTTACTAACAGGTTTATTGCCAGTTATTTATTTTGGGACAGTTTCAGTAAAAGCTTATTTTGATACTCCAGCAATTGTTAGCAAAATTTATTCTTCCAATAAAATAAAAATTAAAATTGAAGACTTACCTATAAACCTTCAGGAAGCTTTACTTAAGGTTGAAGACCCAAATTTTTATTATCACAATGGTATAGACCTAAAAACCCCTGGAGCAGGTTATACAAGCATTACACAAGCTATTGTAAAAGTATATTTTTTTGATGGATTTACGCCAGGATTTCTAAGATATAAAAAAGTAAAACAGAGTTTAATCGCGCTAATTTTTAATAGTAGAGTAGATAAAAATACCCAGTTAGATATATTTATTAATTCTGTTTATTTAGGTAATTATAAAAATAAAGAGATTGTAGGTTTTGTTGATGGAGCAAAAACTTATTTTGACAAAGAATTTAGTGAGCTTTCAACAGATGAATATCTTTCTTTAGTGGCTATGATTATTGCTCCTAATGACTTTAATGTTGCTAAACATCCAGAAAAAAACAAAGATAGAGTAGAAAAGATAAAAAAATTACTTAAAGGTGAATACAAACCTATAAGTTTAACAGATGTCTATTATTAA
- a CDS encoding GAF domain-containing sensor histidine kinase, which yields MTKSLDILSSFLQVSTWLTESLELDDLLPALIKSAIELVPSADAGSLLLYDEKENKLLIRAAYNYGSEVVGLKLSIDSGIAGWVFQNRQATIVNDFSTDYRTHFFPGQDVIAPIKSMIDAPLCVKDKVIGVISFDNLSKTFAFNEEDLRIVRFFANNAAIAIERSRLYEDLKQQNHQLQVLYQKSQEAVKLRNDFLNCATHELRTPLCAIIGFAELLLNTPNQNNNMSNKHHQWLEVIYQSSQDMLNLINGILDLSSLLANRMPLHPKSFHLKHLVEELIQPTKRWIKDKPIDISYMIDGNLPNLYLDQSRLSQILLGLLSNAAKFTKIGIITIEAKAINSDRFFISISDTGIGIKAEHIDLIFEDFGRVDNSTTRDNNGLGIGLSITKRLCQIMGGTISVKSTYDVGSTFTIELPINGSLLAN from the coding sequence ATGACTAAATCACTTGATATACTATCTAGTTTTCTTCAGGTATCTACCTGGTTAACAGAGTCCTTAGAATTAGATGATCTATTACCTGCTTTAATTAAGTCGGCCATAGAGTTGGTTCCGTCTGCCGATGCAGGTTCATTACTTCTATATGATGAAAAAGAAAATAAATTATTGATTAGAGCAGCCTATAACTATGGTTCTGAAGTTGTGGGATTAAAACTAAGTATTGATAGTGGGATAGCTGGCTGGGTTTTTCAAAATCGTCAAGCAACTATTGTTAATGATTTTTCTACAGATTATCGGACACATTTTTTTCCTGGCCAAGATGTAATTGCTCCTATTAAATCTATGATAGATGCCCCACTTTGCGTTAAAGATAAAGTAATAGGGGTTATTTCTTTTGATAATCTTTCAAAAACCTTTGCTTTTAATGAGGAAGATTTAAGAATTGTACGGTTTTTTGCTAATAATGCAGCAATTGCAATTGAGCGTTCTCGTCTTTATGAAGACTTAAAACAACAAAACCACCAATTACAAGTCCTTTACCAAAAATCCCAAGAAGCTGTTAAATTAAGAAATGATTTTCTTAATTGTGCAACACACGAGCTAAGAACTCCGCTTTGCGCTATTATTGGTTTTGCAGAATTATTACTAAATACACCAAACCAAAACAATAATATGTCTAATAAGCATCACCAATGGTTAGAAGTTATTTATCAAAGTAGCCAGGATATGCTTAATCTAATTAATGGTATTTTAGATCTTTCTTCATTGCTTGCTAATCGTATGCCATTACATCCAAAAAGCTTTCATCTAAAGCATTTAGTAGAAGAGTTAATACAACCTACTAAACGTTGGATAAAAGACAAGCCTATTGATATTAGTTATATGATAGATGGAAATTTACCTAATCTCTATTTAGATCAAAGCAGATTAAGCCAAATTTTACTTGGGCTACTCTCTAATGCTGCAAAGTTTACCAAAATAGGTATTATTACTATTGAAGCAAAGGCTATAAACTCTGATCGATTTTTTATTAGTATTTCTGACACTGGAATTGGAATAAAGGCCGAACATATAGATCTAATTTTTGAAGATTTTGGACGTGTAGACAATTCAACTACACGAGATAATAACGGCTTAGGAATAGGTCTTTCTATAACCAAACGTTTATGTCAAATAATGGGCGGAACTATTTCTGTAAAAAGTACTTATGATGTCGGTTCAACTTTTACAATTGAACTTCCTATTAATGGCTCTCTTTTAGCAAATTAA
- a CDS encoding response regulator transcription factor: MRNLLSEREKEIVKLISEGMSSRKIAEELSVSPRTVEAHRANIYRKLGIHTLADLIKYALKNELCSSE; encoded by the coding sequence ATGCGTAATTTACTAAGTGAAAGAGAAAAAGAAATAGTGAAATTGATTTCAGAAGGAATGTCTAGTAGAAAAATAGCAGAAGAACTATCTGTTAGCCCAAGAACAGTTGAAGCACATAGAGCAAATATTTATAGAAAATTAGGCATACATACCTTAGCTGATCTAATTAAATATGCACTAAAAAATGAGCTTTGTAGTTCAGAATAA
- a CDS encoding Stp1/IreP family PP2C-type Ser/Thr phosphatase, whose protein sequence is MTDQNTSIVTTVAGFTDVGMVRSNNEDNFLIADLATGRVFLIPQRINHKAAENRLLLAVSDGVGGASCGEVASSMAVHSMRVELLRRNNTADPFQRLVQAVEKANSLIWNEGQSNPERRGMGATITAALIEKNVAYIAEVGDSRGYVIHSGRIKQVTTDQSLVGILVNRGIMTPEQAETAPGRNIILQSLGCNSEIKVAVSSVELCTGDYLLLCSDGLSGKVKAEEMLQHVENNSSIEDCCKQLIELAKQRGGEDNITVVLAKFEGNGLKPAEQVTRLTTQIEVLAAFDPEDEAQRRKQKNKAVAESAEDLNKTKRLSSEKGKGTPVYSQTLGGGRKPLSKEAKQLSELSTLKIEPVRLTNTQLVEHNNTVEATLASTINVLRKQVDNFRQVVFWAEKDGKNSTAVSEAIKKLENLIRSIETNRLSLSESNKLVE, encoded by the coding sequence ATGACAGATCAAAATACTAGTATTGTTACTACTGTAGCTGGATTTACAGATGTTGGTATGGTTAGAAGTAATAATGAAGATAACTTCTTAATAGCAGATTTAGCAACTGGACGTGTTTTTCTTATCCCACAACGAATAAATCATAAAGCAGCAGAAAACCGATTGCTTTTAGCTGTGTCTGATGGTGTAGGGGGTGCTAGTTGTGGAGAAGTAGCATCTTCTATGGCTGTTCATTCTATGCGTGTAGAACTGCTTAGGCGTAACAATACCGCTGACCCATTTCAACGTTTAGTCCAAGCAGTAGAAAAAGCTAATTCCTTAATTTGGAATGAAGGTCAATCTAACCCTGAAAGACGTGGAATGGGAGCAACAATTACTGCTGCACTTATAGAAAAAAATGTTGCTTATATTGCTGAGGTAGGCGATTCACGAGGCTATGTTATTCATTCTGGACGTATTAAACAAGTCACTACTGACCAATCATTAGTTGGTATTTTAGTAAATCGTGGAATAATGACCCCTGAACAAGCAGAAACAGCCCCAGGGCGTAATATTATCTTACAATCCTTAGGATGTAATTCTGAAATAAAAGTAGCTGTTAGCTCTGTTGAACTTTGCACAGGAGATTATTTACTACTTTGTTCTGATGGGCTTTCTGGTAAAGTTAAAGCTGAAGAAATGCTTCAACATGTAGAAAATAACTCTTCTATAGAAGATTGTTGCAAACAATTAATTGAATTAGCTAAGCAAAGAGGTGGCGAGGACAATATTACAGTAGTTTTAGCTAAGTTTGAAGGTAATGGACTAAAGCCTGCTGAACAAGTAACCCGACTTACTACACAAATAGAAGTTCTAGCAGCATTTGACCCTGAAGATGAAGCCCAACGTAGAAAACAAAAAAATAAAGCTGTTGCTGAATCTGCTGAAGACCTAAATAAAACCAAACGTTTAAGTTCAGAAAAAGGCAAGGGTACACCAGTTTATTCACAAACTTTAGGAGGTGGTAGAAAACCCCTTTCTAAAGAAGCAAAACAACTATCTGAACTTTCAACCCTAAAAATCGAGCCTGTACGCCTAACCAATACTCAATTGGTAGAGCATAACAACACGGTTGAAGCTACTTTGGCTAGTACAATTAATGTTTTAAGAAAACAAGTTGATAATTTCCGCCAAGTAGTTTTCTGGGCAGAAAAAGACGGAAAAAACTCTACAGCAGTAAGTGAAGCTATTAAAAAGCTAGAAAACCTTATCCGCTCTATTGAAACCAATAGGTTATCTTTATCAGAATCTAATAAACTTGTTGAATAA
- a CDS encoding FHA domain-containing protein, whose product MRICPNCNSEIPQPATTCKVCAIYDDPTDYSTRVDEKAGLSIKICPSCNTNNQSCWAFCGRCGYPLNEVAIEKPKEIQKPAIAKVAIAPAKSIISSPIKNQNLPNPALLTQNKGKEKAVCDFIICAVCEESTPSDKEICFACGNPLAKTLPMGSQINAPKLRLIKDSGEEETYDITGSEFTIGRSQGNITFPQDNYMSSCHARIIQKDQRFFLVDENSKNGVYKCIKGELVLKNGDTILVGRQVLRFEQ is encoded by the coding sequence ATGCGCATTTGCCCTAACTGCAACTCAGAAATTCCCCAGCCAGCAACTACTTGTAAGGTTTGTGCAATTTATGATGACCCAACAGATTATTCAACAAGAGTAGATGAAAAGGCTGGTCTTTCAATAAAAATTTGCCCGTCTTGCAACACTAATAACCAATCTTGCTGGGCATTTTGTGGTAGATGTGGTTATCCACTAAATGAAGTTGCCATAGAAAAACCTAAAGAAATCCAAAAGCCTGCAATAGCTAAAGTAGCTATCGCTCCAGCAAAATCTATAATTTCAAGCCCAATAAAAAATCAAAATCTCCCAAATCCAGCTTTACTAACACAAAATAAAGGGAAAGAAAAAGCTGTTTGTGATTTTATTATTTGCGCTGTTTGTGAAGAATCTACTCCTAGTGACAAAGAAATTTGTTTTGCCTGTGGAAATCCTTTAGCTAAAACTTTACCCATGGGTTCTCAAATAAACGCTCCTAAATTACGGCTAATCAAGGATAGCGGCGAAGAGGAAACTTATGATATAACAGGAAGTGAATTTACTATTGGTCGTAGTCAAGGAAATATTACATTTCCACAAGATAACTATATGTCCAGTTGTCATGCTCGTATTATTCAAAAAGATCAACGTTTCTTCCTAGTTGATGAAAATTCTAAAAATGGCGTTTATAAATGTATTAAAGGTGAGTTAGTCCTTAAAAACGGTGATACTATATTAGTTGGTAGACAAGTCCTTCGTTTTGAACAATAA